A window of Rosa rugosa chromosome 7, drRosRugo1.1, whole genome shotgun sequence genomic DNA:
attttatttaattttaaatcCGATTCCATAATCATAAAcccccccttatttgtgttcacttgtatatattttcttttctttctattctttttgtaaataatactttattattttaattctttatttgtttacacaattacaggtgtaccctcattccccggatagaacgatccctactttcCATATACTAACATTTGAcaacagggttaaattgcgtgctactttgagcgtgtcaatttttggcgccgttgccggggatttgaaaaatcacttgttaaaTCGTGTCAACAATTTGGAACAAGCTGACTTAAATCTTCAGCTGAGATGATCCTCTTGTTATTACTTTTATATTTCCAGTCCTAAACAAACCCAAAATGAATGTTATTCAAGTGATGCAAACCTGTCATAGTCAAATGATGATGTTATTCATGAacgctgataggagcataaaatgcgacgtttataatgtttaaaccctatattttgctaagttatttcctttatcttgatcaatttaacttagttagtgttttacaggtaaaatggagtctcaaggTCCAAAAATGGCTGAGGAGAGCATAAAGGGCGCCAaaataatcaagaaatgaagaaatggagttctactcatactaggagacctGTGGAAGCCAGGAGAAGTCTATGGAACGTCCATGAagcatctagaagtctcaagaagatcacaaatccattacagattcggaaaactgtcagtgcagatcagtcaacttcaacggagtgtcaaaaatcgctcagagctcagaaaattatgatctttatatggttggaaagctacggatgtctagtttccagaactttttacagcttgtcgatatctattttctagaagaagttatgatcATTTTAGTGtactgaggtcaagtctgccggaaatctgttttgtgtcaaaggagttctaactcaattttgtttcttcatcttctatcTTGGTTTGTTTTCAAACTTGAGTACCATTTGGACAGAACATTTAGACTGTTATAGTATAAGTATATTATAGTATAAATATCTATATCTTgtaataggtacttgagtgtatagataagtaCTTGAGTGTGTAAATATAGGTATGAAGAATTGTGTGGAATAAAGTATATGGGgaagcaacaagcatggcagctaagcaacaagcatggcagctctcataattgcagcaaccatgtggagttgcagctatgatcattgaagccaTTATAATGGACTTCTTACCATTGCATTCACACTACAATGTATTTCTATAAATACCCTATTTTGTGAGAAAAATAAACATCTCTTccttcatccatctcatcttctttgtctctccatctcctctccattttctttccattctctagtcttctagttctgcattttcaagcaaagaggagaagaagaagaagccatgcaatacatcaaattcctagccgccatccacccttgtgtcgtccctagaagattgcttgctttcaaggatcttcaagttcttcgtctcaaggctttatcattcatctttcaaggtgtattatatcctttctcttgttttctttgtttgattttgtaagactatgaattctagttaacaaataatgttaagggcaaagtttaaagcccgtttatatgttttgaaataaagttgtgatttctatatgttgatttatatgttacttatgtgagattgatcaattgattttgttttatggaaaacttttatatgtttttgttctttggtgcgcaacttagaatgattgcatataattggagctagtaattaggttcatGCTTTGTGAccctaattcgaataagtagtaaaggctttggacaaaagtcgaaatcaattggtTTGTGTTATTGAATAGACATGCTTTGTGTACTAGGATTAATAcaattattgactaaactttcacttgctcttaatgatttgaaacttgagtttgcatggttgctttgattgtgtgaaacctgttttcaaaatatattggttaggtgctttgcttgatcaattgtgtaaagggaagtaaaataagggacattggttgctttgatctttgtttcttggttgatatattCTCGTCTCATAGATAACCAACTATTAGAATTGTAACCGGATTTCTTGCATATagatgtagttttgatctttgttccttacgttccacccttgtaaatgtgtttttacattctctttatttaatttaattttaaatCCGATTCTATAATCATAAAcccccccttatttgtgttcacttgtatatattttcttttctttctattctttttgtaaatattatactttgttttaattttaattctttatttgtttgacaatgacaggtgtaccctcaatccccggaatagaacgatccctatttaccatatactaacgatgacattttacagggttaaattgcgtgctactTTGAGCGTGTCAAATGACAAAACCATCGTCTTCAGTTGATGAGCCtttttttgttctgtttttctTCTTGGCTAGGCAAATAGTTTATTGCACATACTTTGTAGTACCATTTGTCTGTTTTCAGTTCTTTGCTTTCTGTTCAGCGCACTTCTATGTTGGTTTTGATAAGACCAGCTTTTAAATAGTTTTAACAGATTAGTGCAGAAAAAATACACTACAAAGACCATCTCTTGTTCGAGCCACTTAGAAAAGTGATGATCATCTCCATTTAGATATGCAGCTGGAAACATTGATGCATGTTTTCTCTTCGTTACAGAATTTCATTCTAGATTAATTGTTAGCTAGGTGCATGGGAATACTCGTAAAATAACACAAGAAAAGAACTAAGAATAGGTATTCCACCTAAGAAGCTAGTCAATACATGCATCTAAGCTTGTTACAAATTTTGTCTGATTATCTAAGCTTATATCTCATGCACATTCATTGAGAATTTGCAATTGCTACAGGCAGACATTCCTATTAAAATAACTTGTTACCTTTTCTCTTACTGCTAATATAGTCTCTGCTTTGTTGAAGGATTGGTTGGTATATCTGTTGTCATTTATTGCAAGGTCATTGCACACAAGTGACACTAACTAATATACTGGTGGTTGATTCACAGCgtgaccatttttttttctgggatAGATTGGAGTGCAAGGTCAAACAAAATAGTTACTTCATCTCATGATTGGAACTTGTGAGTACCTAAATTGAGATATTTTTATTCTGTGATGATTTTAAATTGACATGGTATCtgctcgctctctctctctctctctcatatgaTTTTAAATTGACTATATTGACACTCTTATTTGTCTTTGTATCATTTGGAAGGAGAAGATTTCCTTGTACCTCCCTTGAAGAGGAAAAAAGTTCGCATCGAATGAATCTCTGATCCATATGAGAGGGAAAAGAGGAAGACTGGCATTGAAAGccatcttttgttttttgtttttgtttttggcattGGAGGAATCTGGATGTTAAAACACATTGTAAAGAGAGGGCATGGTGACCAAATCCAGAGCTCTTGTCATCACTGAAGTAGAAATGAAAGTGGTAGTTTTTCAGATTTGATGGGAATGTTAAACACGCAAGGTGTCCAAATTCAGCATCAAGTTGTCAATATGATTGAAGCCTAGTCCCCGTTTGTCTAATATTCAGTATATATAGACGCTTTAATCTGGTCATATCAACTACTTACACTAACTTTGAAGTTGGGATAAGCAAAATAATTAAAACAGCCAATTTCCTCTTTAGACAATGTTTATCTGTAACATGTACTAGAATTGAAGTTCTTAATTACATATTATTTGCAAGCGTGCAAGTTCAACTCTTGGTCAAAATATTACGTTGAGTGTATACATATCTATATGCAAGGAAGTAATTTATACACAAGTTCTATACGATGAAAGTGATTTCTACAAGGAAGTCTCACACAATTTCTATTTACATGCAAGGAATAGATCCACAACAAGATTAAGGAATTCTATATATGGATTTCTGTACAAGGTTTGTGCTTGTAAGCAAGGTAGAAGCAAGGTAGTCTTGAACAACAATTAAACATGAACATGTCCCATCCACCTGCCGCTCCCCTATTAAGATGTATCCAGCAATTAGTAACCACTAAAAATTATAATAGAGCGATGCTACGAAAAACTTCATAATTTCTGACATCTCCAAAAAAATTTCATCCAACATGACAGCAAGattccgataaaaaaaaaaaatggcagcAAGACACGTCAAAGACAAGAACATTAGTTACAGCAAGAAAAGTAACAACAAAAAGTTAGTGCTCGAACATCATAAGCTAGTAGCATACTAAATACCTAGAACTCGAAGATATCAAGGATTAAGACCATGTATATATGGGCATTCATTATCATTAAAGTACAACTTTACTACTTATTTGTAGGTGGTTTCTGCAAGACCCACATAATATACATAGTTCAATAAGAATATCCAAGAGGATTATTGTACCTAGTAACTATAAATCACTCATGCTGGGAAAAGCTGGATATAAACTCATTCACTATCATTAAAAGCTGTGACCTATAAGTaccatttcttttcttgttgGGATAATTATGGTTATTGCTTTTCTTTGAAGAAAAGTCTGATTAGGAAAAGCAAACACGAATAAAATTACAAACAGATACCAAATCCTAAACAAGCATCAAAATCTGTAAAATTTCATCACCCTCCAATGTTACAATGAAAAACAattttgaagaagatgatgaaatttgGTTTGGCTGCATCAGATGAGACTTAAAAAGATACCAAATCCTAAACAATTAAAATCTACTTTGGCTACAGCAGACATCTGGTTTGCAAGAGAAGGACCAAAGTCCTACCTCATGGAAAACAATCTATCTTTTCTCTTCCTACTAAATTCCATAGTTTGGTTGCAGCATGTTGATGCAATTTTTCCAGTTTTAAATTACTATGACATAGATACATCAATATTGGCTATGTAGAACCTTATATTGGAGATAGTGGTTTATCTTGCTCAGCTTTATGATCCAAAGATCCTGATGACTGAAAAGTCTACTCTAATTCTTGAAATCACCATACTTGAGTAGCGGAATTTTCTTCAAACTGATAGCTGATTACAGTGAGCTATGAATTGAGgggcaaaaacaaaaatacccATTGAGCCTAGCAccttaaacaaaaagaaaacgaCTTAGTTTCTTCAAACAGCCTATACAGAAAATCCCATCACTGCCCAAATGCAAAGTGACAAACGGTTCAGAATTAATCAAGAAGAGAAGCAAAATTACGTTATATTAGACTCAACGATCACAATTGAAAGATATCTCATCCTTGTCATCGTACTGCCGTAGCCATTctaattgttttgtttgtttgtattAATACTGGTGGTGTATATAGTTCAAACTGGAGTATTaaccagaccaaaaaaaaaggtcggaaaaaaaaaaaaactatatatgaACATGCAGGCATGCAGCTTCTTAATCATGAACTTGGATTTTAGTTTGATACACAAGAATGATTCATAGAAACACAATGATTAACCAGAAAACAAGTGAAAGATAAGAAAGATAAACAGATGCCTAAATCAGGAATCATTCTAATTACCATCCGCCTCGTTGAATAACAATTTGATCGTTGGATTACCTGCTTGTCCGAGATTGTGATTGACGATAGCAAAGCCCAGCCGATCTACTTCAGTGGCAACAAAGTGGGTTGGAAATTCGCCCTGTTTTGATACATCTGACCCTTTCTTCTCATTCTTATGGTTTGTTTGCAGGTTTATGGTTTCTGAAGACTTCAACGACCACAATATCTCCTCCTCGATGCAGctgcctctctctttctcccctaAAAGCCCCTGTGATAACTTCATACTTTACAGTTTCATCTTCCCTGTCCTATGTGAGTTGACGCGGTCAATCTAACGGAAATCCTGACGGCATCTGTTGGTCTACAATTCAGTTGGTTCAGTCGGTTCCGTCTCTCAAGTCAGCAGCTTTTTTAACTGGTATCGAGTCACTGCCCGTTCCACCACACTGAGAATTGGAAAGAAAGCTATAGATCAGAATGGATAAATGAACCAATAATATAATATATCTGAATATATATGCGGCGTATCACAAATTAACCGAGAATAACGTATACCTTATTTATCTGCAATTTGTTTTCTTACTATATATCTGCAATTTGTTTTCTTACAGTAAATGGACAGCAAATTCACCAAGATGCATGCATGAATGTCTCCATGAAATGTCTATGTTTTAtgattttgcagaaatctaTTACGGGCATCAGTTGATTACTAAAATGAGAGAATGAGTGATCATATCATATTAATTATTAATGAGAAAGGGAAAAGCTAGTTACAATTTCTGGGTAGATCATTGAACCCAAAGATTGGCAGAGAAGCTCTATATTAGCAAAACACCTTTTCTAAACAACGAAGGCCAACCCTGGCAGCCTGGCTGTCATTTCAAGTAGTTTATTGACTAATAGAACACTTTAAAGATGAGAATTGACAGCGATAAATTCATCATTCTGGATGAACTAGTCGGATTTATGGGCCTACTAAATATGTCCTTTGATACGTACATATATATAGTTTATGACATGGAGACATACCTCCTCCGAAGTAGAGAGGGTGAGCAGAAACTCATGTCGTCGATCCTATTCCGTAGTGTGAGCCAATGCTGGTGATCATCTAGTTGGACTTCGTTGCTGCTGTTGAAATCAGAAGCAGAGATTGATAACTGGGGGCACGCAGAGACATGTAAGTGTTCCAATGTAGGGCACTCGATTTTAATATCAATAGTACTGCTGCTTGTACTGGACAGCCTTGTGAGCTTTGGAAGACCTTTTAAACACAAGTTCTTCAACTGTGAAAGAACGATCTTGTTGCTCTCTATTTCCTCACTCGCTTCAATTATTCTGTCCAAGCTATTGCATTTCTCTACCAAAACGTCTTCCAATTGCAAAAGACATCGAGCTACATCAGATGTGAAGAGATATTCCAGTTTCTGGCAATCAACCAAGGAAAAGATTTTGAGACTCTGGAAGATTCCAGATGGAGCAGGACCATCCCATATGCTTATTAAGCTGTCCATGAATGTCAATGAAATCATTCTCAGCCTCGTCAAGACAACGTGTTGTGGTTCATGCCCttcaaatccaaacacatattTCATTGCCCGCATATTAAAACAACCTAGTTCTTCCAGACTCTCTAATCTGTGCAACAACTTTGACGGTAAAAGCGGTTTCACCAACCAATCACACGCACCCATCATCAGTTTCTTAAGATTACGTAGAGAGCCAGGTGGTAATTCACCGACACATAGCTCCTCCAAGTGACACCTGAAGATTTTCAACTCTTCCAAGTTCTCAAACACAGGTTCATTTGACACCCTAGTCCATGTTATTGTGTTCAACAACACTTTGGCATATTCGGAAGAATCTATACGCAAATACTTGAGTCCATGTAATCTCCCACGGTCGTGTTCCTCGAGAAGGTTAGTTAAGCCATGGCGACCTCTGTACCATAAATCATCTGTTCTTTCTGTCACTACACTGATGAACCAATCGGGTAAGTTATTCATGGTTTCGACCGTGATCAATGTTCTTGAAAAACGATGTGGGAAGCCCTCGTCATAAATGCGAAAATTGTACGTGCCGTATCTTTGGATAATTATACAAAACCTGTCCCAATTTGGATTGAACTCAACGTTTTGAGGCAAGCATTCTGCACCACATACAGCAACCTGCAAAGTGTTTAAACTTGACAAGCCAATTAACTCATCAAAGCTAGcattcttacaaagaaaacACAAGCAGCCTCCCGCAGCTTTACAACCCCACTCGCCAAAATAACATATCATGTACAGTACTTCCAATCTATACAACCTTGATATCACTTGAGAGGGAACTGTCTCAAAACGGGTTCCAGTCAAGTCCAACATTCTTAAATTCGTCAAATTTCCAATCTCCTTTGGAAATTTCTTAATAGAGTAACAGCGTCTCATACTAAGAATCTCAAGCTTTTTCAGTTTTCCAAGTATGGATATGTCAATCATGGACTTGCAATCATCTAAATGCAAAGCTTGGAGTCTGGTTAGGAGACTGAATGATGGGGGCAGTGATGAAATGCCAGTGTTGCTATGATCTAAGACCCTTAAATCATTGGGGCTTTGAAAAAAGGTTATTGGGATCTCTCTTATATCAGCATTGTTTTGTAGCAATAAAATCTGAAGTTTTGAACATACCAACTTGTTGGGAAGCTTGCAAATGTTGCTCTTGATTAGTGAGATTGCTGAGTAGCCTTCGCCCGCATCCATCGACCAATCTTTCAAATGACAATTAGTTTTCACCAAAGAGGCGTGGCCATCTACAGAGAATGCAATGGATATGGCTGTATCTCGAATGACATCATGCATCTTTACATATCCTTCTTCTGCCCCATCCAAAAGCAGACAAGAAGCTTTAAGGTATCTAGTAACCGAATGTGCTCTGACTATGGCATATTCTATTGTGCTGTTGACATGTCGAAACAACCCTGTTCCGAACCCATAGCTCATCAAGTCTTCAACACGGATGTTATAATCTTCTGGGAATAGGCAGCAAAGCAAGAAGCAAGACTTGGCGTCGTCACTGTCAAGGTAATCATAGCTCAACTTAATGCACTTGAACACATCTTTGTCCTCGTCAAGGTTGGCAGGTTGAGACATCTCAAGTTGTCGAGCTGCTTCTTTCCAGTCTTCAAGCTCTTTATCTCCAAGTGCCCTCGCAACTGCAATCAATGCAACTGGGAGA
This region includes:
- the LOC133720188 gene encoding disease resistance protein RPV1-like is translated as MASSSQTLPSSSAPQWKHDVFLSFRGEDTRKGIVSSLYHELKTRGIQTFMDDQGLQQGMPISPSLLTAIEESRCAVVLLSPNYASSTWCLDELAKILQCSEANKTLLLPIFYNVRHQKGSFAEAFTKHEERYRQGYDDAEKVNKWRAALTQVANLSGLDSNKFGSDRELVQRIVELVRHDVRPISIMSSSNFEAFESTRKAMNELMEALEDDEVAAIGVYGMGGVGKTTMVKHVGAQAQKMGLFDRVIMAVVSQTPDTRNIQGALADLLGLKLVEESESGRADRLQMEILGRNKILIILDDIWNTLDLSSIGIPSYNELQICNSKLLFTTRRLNVCHTMESQAKIHLNILSEDDAWNLFLKKARRSFQKSSPFYEVARKVARECAGLPVALIAVARALGDKELEDWKEAARQLEMSQPANLDEDKDVFKCIKLSYDYLDSDDAKSCFLLCCLFPEDYNIRVEDLMSYGFGTGLFRHVNSTIEYAIVRAHSVTRYLKASCLLLDGAEEGYVKMHDVIRDTAISIAFSVDGHASLVKTNCHLKDWSMDAGEGYSAISLIKSNICKLPNKLVCSKLQILLLQNNADIREIPITFFQSPNDLRVLDHSNTGISSLPPSFSLLTRLQALHLDDCKSMIDISILGKLKKLEILSMRRCYSIKKFPKEIGNLTNLRMLDLTGTRFETVPSQVISRLYRLEVLYMICYFGEWGCKAAGGCLCFLCKNASFDELIGLSSLNTLQVAVCGAECLPQNVEFNPNWDRFCIIIQRYGTYNFRIYDEGFPHRFSRTLITVETMNNLPDWFISVVTERTDDLWYRGRHGLTNLLEEHDRGRLHGLKYLRIDSSEYAKVLLNTITWTRVSNEPVFENLEELKIFRCHLEELCVGELPPGSLRNLKKLMMGACDWLVKPLLPSKLLHRLESLEELGCFNMRAMKYVFGFEGHEPQHVVLTRLRMISLTFMDSLISIWDGPAPSGIFQSLKIFSLVDCQKLEYLFTSDVARCLLQLEDVLVEKCNSLDRIIEASEEIESNKIVLSQLKNLCLKGLPKLTRLSSTSSSTIDIKIECPTLEHLHVSACPQLSISASDFNSSNEVQLDDHQHWLTLRNRIDDMSFCSPSLLRRSVVERAVTRYQLKKLLT